A stretch of DNA from Streptomyces sp. NBC_01197:
GTCGACGGATTGCTCGAACTCCTTCTCGGCAAAGAGCAGTTCGCCCGCTTCGCCAAGCTCGACGTCACCATGCAGGACATCGCCGCCATCCTGGAGGCGTACGGCAAGGAGACCGGGCTCGGCCTGGGGGAAGACTGAGCCTCGTCGCGTTCGCCGAAGAACACGCCGAGGCTCTGGAAGCCGACCTGCTCCGTCATTACGGGGTGGACCTGCTCGACTGGCATCGCGGCCGGCTCTCGTCCCGCCGACTGGCGATCCTGATCAAGCACCTGCCGCGGGACAGCGCCACCATCCGCGACACGGACGGCGAGACCGCCGACTGGGGAGTCACCGACTACCTGCTGGCGGCCGTCGTGGACCATCTCGCCGCGGCCAACTGGATGTTCTCCGTCGTCAACGGCGACGGAGAGTCCGACCCGCCGGAGCAGCCGGTACCGGTACCGCGTCCGGGTGACAGGGCCGACCGGGACGGAGCAGTGGCCGACGTCACCACGCCGGCCACCACCCCCCAACCCGCCCCGAGCCCGTCGGAACTGGCCCGCTTCTTCAGCTGACGCCACCGCCGGCCGCCCCGTGTCGCGGGGCGGCCGGCGGGCACGACCGGGGCTCACATCAGCGCACTCACACACCCCAGGACGAGCGACACGGCGGTGACGACGAGCACGCAGAGGAGATAGACGCGCTTCCCCTTCACGTTCCTCGGCATGTCGGAAGCGAACGCGGAGCGCTTCGGATTCTCAGGGTCGTACATGACCGGTTGCGTTCCCTGAGGCTCCATGGTGAGGCCGCGCATCCACTTGGTGCGCTGCGGTTCTCCATCGCCCCCGTCGTATGCATACTGCACGTCGATCTTGCCATCTCGGGGAACGGACCTCGCCACCTCCCAGGCGATCGTGTGCCTGCCGCGTTCGCGCAGCGGCCTCTGGAGCACGTAGGGAACCCCAGAGTAAAGAAGCATCAGGAAAGCAACGAGAAAAACTGTCGCACAGCCATCAAGCATCTGAAATCCCCCATGCTTTGCATCACCATAAATTACACGCGAGCATTTTCCTGGCCGCTCCGTTGTCTTGTGGAACTTGCAGGAGAACCACAAGGAGGGAGGGCCACCCTGTCCGTAACCATCCCACCATAGAAGAGATTGACCGGAGGATAAATCTGGACAGCGGGCCGGGACCGTTGCCTGAGCAAGGTTCACCCACCGCTATCACCAGGCCAAGAATTTCCAGGAGCACGCCGGAGCCGCCGTACATGCGGGCAACCAGTGCGGAAAGCGCGGCATACAGCCGCGCGAATAAATGCGGGCCGGAGCCGTCGGATCGAGATCCACTTCGACCATCTGACCCACTGCCCCCAGCCCTCTCCCGCACAACGTGACCGCCCACGCCACAGCCATTACCGCTGCGGCGAGAACCATGAAAAGAATGCCGCACCACGGATTATCTGTATTCAGTTTCGTGCCGCCGCGTCTGCCCGGCCCCGGACCCGTCACATCCCGAAGCCGCCTCGCCAGGCGTCACTACCACCAGGCTCACCCCGGTCAGATCACCAAACCGATGCAGAGCAGCACGAGCGCGACAACCGTCACCGATGCCAGAACCGCCAGAAAAACAATCTTTTTCCTGGGGTTCCGGGACATGAAGATCACAAATTCGGCTCGCTTGGGATTTTGCGGATCGGTAAATGACCCGCTCACCCCCCTGCGGGTACTGAGAGCAGCCGCGCTGCCACATAGTGCGCCGCTCTCGCTCCTGGGTGATGTACATGTATTCCACGTCGATCTTTCCGTCTCGCGGAACGGATCGGCGTACCACCGTCGAATCAACAACCACTCCTCTCTTCCGCAGAGGAGCCTGTGCAAGATAAGGAATTCCAGAACCCAGAAGCACCACAAGAGAAATGAAGAAAATTATGCCGACAACGACAAACATTGAGCCTCCCCTTTCGCTCTGAAGGCGGCACGCAACTTCACCAGGCCACCGCAGCGAAGACTCAGGACAAAACCGTCGGAGACAGGATCCCCACAACAGCAAAGAGGCACCAAAGAGTACTCATCATCGCAGTGAACACACCGCTGAATCCAACGTGATCATCCGCCTCCGTTCGCGGCATTGACCGCCGCTGACGCCGAGGATCATAAAGAATAGGTATCTCCGAACCCACCCGGAAACTCACATCAACGTGCTCACACAGCCGAGGACGAGCGAGGCGAGTGCCACCACCATCAGGATGAGGAGGAGATTCCGCCTCCTGCTCACGTTTTCCGGCATAAGGGAAACGAATTCGGCACGCTTCGGATTCTCGGGGTCATACACAACCTCCTGAGAACCCGAGGGCATCGCCGTAAGACCGACCCTGGCAATGCTGTGCAATCCGCCGTCGCGCCCGTCGTATCCGTACCTCACGGTTATTTTCCCGTCCTGGGGCACCGACTTGGAAGCCTCCCAAGCCCATGTTTTCACACCCCTTTTTCGCAGCGGAGCCTGCTTGAGGTAAGGGAATCCGAAACCAATAAGGCCCAGGACCGCGACAGCGAAAACAACTCCACAGACTTCGATCTCCACAGACCCTCCACATTTCCTTTCGTGGATGATGACACAGCGTCACCTCTGGTGGCAACAAGCCGAGGGCATCACAGCAATGGGACTATCCTGTGCAAATTTCTCTTATGGTGACATTCCCGACGCCACCGGAGAGCAGATGCAGTACCGATACGCGCAGAAGGGCTGACCGATGACGACGAACGAAGAATGCCTCACCAAGGACACCGAAATTCTGCAGGCCGTAAAAGGCGTCCAGGACTCGATCCCGGGGAAGGGCCCGAGTCGGCTGGCCACCGAGGAGTACATCGCCAAACAGATCAGCGAACTGAAGAAGTCCTCCGCGGTAAAGGGAACAGCGGCACCCGAAGCCGAGAAGAAAGCCGAGCCCGGAACGGTCGAGACCCTTTTGCAGGGCCTCGTCGGCAAGGACATCGTAGAGAGCGTCAAGAGCCTCGCCACATCGTCGTTCTCGATGACGACGGCCGTGACGCTGGGTCTTGCACTGGTGGGCACTCTCGGCCTGAAGCTCATCCAGTTCGATCACGCGCTGACGAAATTCTTGGAGGGCAAAGGAAAGAAGGTCGGCGTAACCAAGGCCGGGCTCCCCAAGCTCGAAAGCACCGAGGTCACGCAGATGTCGGCCCCCGACACCGAATGGACCAATCGCTCGGTCGCAAGGATCGAAGCGGCGACCCGGAAGCTCGACACCGCGATCGGCAGCCTGCACACCAAAGTCGACGGGCTACTCGCCGAGTTCGCCTGACCGCTCATCAGCGGCGCACGCCCTCACCCACCCTCCCGGCCGCCAGCCGGTCGGCTGAACAGGCCGATGAACGATCGGACATGGAATGGCGTTCACAGCCACACTCAAAAAAGCTTCCGACAGCCTCCGCGGCTTCAAGACCAACCTCGAACAGGCCGACCGGGCGGCCTCCGGCCTCAAGAAGAGCGTTCAGAGCAGCAACAGCGGAATCACCAGCATCAAGTCCTCGTCCCAGCAGTCCGCCAAGGAACTCAAGTCGCTTCAACTGGCGGCCGACAAGGCGGAGAAGTCCGTCACCAAGGCCGGCAAGTCCGGGCAGACCGGCGGGACCGGCATAGGCAAGTTCCAGACCGGCGCGGCCAAGGCCGACAAGGGCATGCAGGGGCTCAACAAGTCGATGAAGGGAAACCTCATCGGCGTCCTCATGGCGCTGCTGGCCCCGCTGATCGCCAAGATCGTGGACATGGCGATGCAGTCCAAGACCATGCAGAAGATCCTCAACACCGCCTTCAACGTCATCAAGAGCGTCATCACCAGTGTGATGAAGGCCGTCGGACCTGTCATGAAGGCCGCCGGCGCGCTGATGAAGAAGGTATGGGACGGGATCAAGACGGCGGTCTCGGTAGTCGTCAAGGCCGTCGCGACCGTCATCAAGACCTATTTCAACCTCTGGAAGACGGTCATCACCACGGCCATGAACGCCGTGAAGAAGGTCATCACCACGGTCTGGAACGGCATCAAGTCCGTCATCTCGCCGGTGGTCAACTGGATCAAGAGCGTCGTGCCGGCGGCTTTCACCGCCGTCAAGAGCAAACTGTCCAGCGCCTGGAACGGCCTGAAGTCCATCGCCGGCAGCGCGTTCGGCGCCATCAAGGGAGCCGTCACCGGCCCGATCAACGCCGTGATCGGCCTGATCAACTCGGCGATCGGCAAGCTCAACGGCATCCGGGTCTCCGTACCGGGCTGGGTGCCTGTCGTCGGCGGGAAGTCATTCGGCATCCATCTGCCGACCATCCCCCGCCTCGCCCAGGGCGGCATCGTCCAGCCGCAGAACGGCGGCGTGCACACCATCGTCGCCGAGGCCGGTGAGGCCGAAGCCGTCCTGCCGCTCTCCAAGCTGAGCCGACTGCTCGGCCACACCACCCGCGCCGGCCAGGTCGGCACCGGCGCCGCCGCCACCGACGGCGGGTTCTACATCGAGCAGTACTACGAAGCGACCAGCAGCAGCCTCCAGGACACCGCCACCGCTCTGCTGTTCCTGTCCAAGGCCCGAGGGTGACGCGTTCCCGGCGGGACCCCACGTCCGGCGGGGCACGACCCGCTGCCGCCCTGACCACCTTCCGGACCGTGGCCCTCCAGACCGGCACCGCCGTCCTGGCCATGCGGCGCGAACTCGTCGGGGTCCAGGCCCCCGTCCGTACGCTGTCCACGCGGGCAGCCACCACCGCCCCCGCGCTGCGCCAGTTGCGTACGGCAACGACGAAAGCCGGCAGTGCGGTGCGCAAGGCCGGACGTTCAGCCGCCACCGCCGCCACCCGCATCCGCGCAGGCGCCGGCCGCATCCGGGGCCCGCTCGGTGTGCTCGGGGCCCTCGCCGCCGGGGCAGGGGTCTTCGGATCCGTGACGGATCTGCTCGGCAGCTACACCCCGAAGGTCACCAAGTTCATGACCCTCTTCGGCACCGCCATGACGCTCGGCTCGATCGCCATGACCGCCATCAACACGGCCATGAAGGCGAACCCGCTCGGCTTCGTCCTCGCGATCGTCACTCCGCTGGTCGCCTGTCTCGTCGACTACGCGGTGAACTCCGAAACCGGTCAGCAGACCATCCAGCAGGTCTTCCAGGCCGCCCTGAACGGCTTCAAGGCCGCCTGGGCGTTCATGGCACCAGTCATCCGGGGCTGGGCGAAGACCATTTCCGAGGTGTTCGACGGCGTACAGAAGACCGTCGGCTCCGTACTGAAGGCCGTTGGCTCCGCGATCAGTTCGGGGTTCCAGGGCGCCGGGAACGCGATCTCCTCCGCCACCCACGCCGTCACCTCGATCGTCAGGGGCGCCTGGAACGGCTTCAAGGGCGTCATCCAGCCGGTCATGAACTGGCTGACCAGGACGCTCCCTTCGGCCTTCACCCGGGTGCGCGACGCCATGTCGAAGTCTCTGCACGGCATGGGGAACTTCCTGTCCACCGGCATCCAGACCGTCGCCGGGGTCGTCACCGGGCCCGTCAAGGGGCTGATCGCCTTCGCCAACTGGATCATCGACGGGCTCAACCACCTGAGCTTCAGCTTCTTCGGCAAGAAGTTCGGCGTGCACCTGTCGAAGATCCCGCAGCTCGCCGATGGCGGTGTCGTCCTGCCCGCCGCCGTGCCGGGCGCCTCCGCCGTCCAGCCGCTCTCCTCGCTCGCCCGCTTCCTCCCCGCGCCGTCCGGCGCCTCCGCCACCACCGGGCCCGCCTTCTTCGCCGGCCGCCCCGGGATCCGCGTCTACGAGGAGCGCGAGGGCAGCAGCCCGCTGACCGTCGCGGACGACCTGCTCTTCCTGTACCGCACCGCAGCCTGACAGTCGCGGCACCGCCGCCCGGCGCCCGACCCGCCGTGCCTCTCACCGCCGCCGGGCCCGCACCGCGCCCTGATCCACAACCGCCGTACGCCGTCGGCCGGTTCCGCGTACCCGCGCACCACCACAACCCCGCCGCGCCCAGCCCCTCCCCCGGCGGCGCCCCCGCCCGTACACCAAGCCCGAAGCGAGGTGACGGCCCGACATGGCCGATACCGTCTCCACCCTCCCGAACGCCCTGCCCAACACCACCGCAGTCACCGACGACGCCAACCCCGGCGCCCTGATCACCCTCGACGGGCAGATCCAGTGGGGCG
This window harbors:
- a CDS encoding phage tail protein, with the protein product MAFTATLKKASDSLRGFKTNLEQADRAASGLKKSVQSSNSGITSIKSSSQQSAKELKSLQLAADKAEKSVTKAGKSGQTGGTGIGKFQTGAAKADKGMQGLNKSMKGNLIGVLMALLAPLIAKIVDMAMQSKTMQKILNTAFNVIKSVITSVMKAVGPVMKAAGALMKKVWDGIKTAVSVVVKAVATVIKTYFNLWKTVITTAMNAVKKVITTVWNGIKSVISPVVNWIKSVVPAAFTAVKSKLSSAWNGLKSIAGSAFGAIKGAVTGPINAVIGLINSAIGKLNGIRVSVPGWVPVVGGKSFGIHLPTIPRLAQGGIVQPQNGGVHTIVAEAGEAEAVLPLSKLSRLLGHTTRAGQVGTGAAATDGGFYIEQYYEATSSSLQDTATALLFLSKARG